CGTGGCCGTGGAGGGCACGGACGTCGTCGCCTACTTCGCCGACGGTGCCGCCACCGCCGGCAAGGCCGAGTACGAGCACCGCTGGAACGGTGCCACCTGGCGCTTCGCGAGCGCCGAGCACCGGGACCTCTTCGTCGCCGACCCCGAGCGCTATGCGCCCCAGTACGGTGGCTACTGTGCGTTCGCGGTCGCCCACGGCAGCACCGCCGGGATCGACCCCGAGGCGTGGACGATCGTCGACGGGAAGCTCTATCTGAACCTCAGCCCGCGCATCCAGCATCGCTGGACCGCCGATCGCGCACGCTTCATCGAACAAGCCGACGCGAACTGGCCGGGCCTGCGCGATGGCTGATTCGATCGGGGCGAACTAGGGAGCCTCGACGCTCCACTCGGCCGACTGGAGCAGCCGGAACTCGAGCAGGCTGCCGCTCGCGATGCGTCCGCTGCTGTCGGTTTCGGTCACGACTCCCGCGCCACCGACGCCTTCCTGGTTGCCGGTGACGATCTCGACCGGGGCACCCGACACCTGCAGGGAGGTCAGCTCGAGGCGCAGCCGCTGCAGCGGCGGACCCGTCGGGCTCGCCGCGCTGACGCGGCCGTACACCGGCGCGCGCGCCGGGACCAGCGTGGTCTCGCCGGTGACGAGAGCGCCGTCGAGGAAACCGGCGAAGCGATCGCCCTCGGTGCTCTGGCGCGGGTCCAGCGAATCCTGCAGTCGCACGCGCAGGCGCGTCCCGGCAGGCAGTTCGATCCGGCGGATCGCAGGCTCCTGACGCGCCGCGGGAGGAGCCGGGCGCGCGCTTCCGCCCGCGATCGCCTGGCCGGGGCCGCTCGGCGCAGCGGTCGGCGCCACGCTCGGCACGAGGGATCGGTCCGCCGGCGGAGCGGGCTCGACCCCAGCCGCAGGGCCGGGCTCGGGCTGGAAGGTCACGGCGACGATCTGGGCGACCGGAATCACCTGTACCACGCCGCCGGTCTCGAAGCGGACCGCTTGCTGGGTGGCGCCTCGGAACCGGCCCTCGAGGCTGCGGCCATCCCGCAGCTCGACCACGTCGGCGGCGGCTCCCACCGCTACCAGCAAGAGCACTCCACAGAGCCCGATCGCGTTGCGCATTCCCCCTCCCGTCCTTCCAGGGGCTCATCGGACGGTGGCGGGTTGGACTTGTGCCCTGCGGAGGGCCGCCCCGGAGCGCGTCCTGCGCTACCCAAGGGCCGATGACGGCGCCGGAATCGAAGGTGGGGTCGGCGTATGGATCCCCCCGAGCCTTGCTCTGGCTCGCCGTGGGCGCCG
This genomic interval from Myxococcota bacterium contains the following:
- a CDS encoding YHS domain-containing (seleno)protein; amino-acid sequence: MSFPSRLRSPSRPRSPSLASTTWALLATLLFAHAASGVEAVHQDRNGVAVEGTDVVAYFADGAATAGKAEYEHRWNGATWRFASAEHRDLFVADPERYAPQYGGYCAFAVAHGSTAGIDPEAWTIVDGKLYLNLSPRIQHRWTADRARFIEQADANWPGLRDG